Below is a window of Rhinoraja longicauda isolate Sanriku21f chromosome 10, sRhiLon1.1, whole genome shotgun sequence DNA.
gagagggcatagctttcaggtgagaggggcacagtttaagggaGATGGGTGGCAAAATGTTGTTGGGTGCCTGAAAACTCATGCtagagttggtggtggaggcagataggttagtggcattgaagaggctgttCGGtatgcacatggaaatgcagacaACAAGGGATGTGgatgacaggtgggcagaggagattagtttaactgagcATCGTGTGGGCACGTACATTGTGGGcccaggggcctgtttctgtgttgtattctATGTTTGATGCAATTATGTTTGTGTAATAGTGAATATCATTCTTTGATGGGAATGATTTCCCTCTAAAGTAAATATGTATGCCATTAGGgtgattttaattttgttttagaaaAGTTACTGAAGGAGAAATTGAAAAATCGGATTCTTTATCTTGTCCGACCTCTGTAGAACACGTTGACACTTAGTTTTGAAGCAATGGAGTGAACATAACTCAGCACACTTGGCCCATTGGTCAACATCAGACGTTGTTCCTATTAGTAACCTGATGAACTTCCCATTAACTCTTGGGGAGTTTTTCCCAGTAAACATGGCAAGTTTAAAGGGAACCTGTGCCATAGGGTGGCATTAAGGGGAGCATGGAAACTAGACTCTAGTGAACTATCCAGCATTCTGATTATTTGAGTCTTGCCATGACTGGATCTAGTTCAACTTATCCCCAAGTCATTTTTGAACTGCCTGTAAACAGCTGAATCGCGTTGAATGTTGCACAAAACCTTGAGTATTCTTGCTTTTTAAAGTTATAATTGTAACGCTGCTCTCTGTAATTACAGATCTAATACCTTCGTTTATTCGTCACGGGCCAACTATTCCAAGGCGGACTGATGTTATAGTTGAGTCGGGAACATCGGCCTATGCCTCGGCTGATGTGGTTTCCCGAAACCAAAGCTTCCTGCGAGGTCCCGTCCCGAGGCCGGCGCGCGAGATCGTTCGGCGTGAGAGTAGCAGACCTCCGGGACCTTCCTACGTCCCACGCAACATATCCGAGGTGCCTCGAGAGTATGGCGTCTCATCACAGACTTTCTTAGCTGAAGCCACCTCTGAAAACGGCGATGCCAGCCAGCCGGCTCATTACTACTACCCTGACCCCTATTACAAAGATGGTCAGAGGCGGCGGCATTTGGATGAGCGTTTCCGCGATGACTATAGATACTACGACCACACACCTGATCCTTTTGCACGGATACCACAGGGGCAAGGGAGATTTCCAGCAGGTAAGACTTCTCCTGAGCTTTCTGAGTGCAGATAGATTCTTTACGTAGATGAAGACTTCTttgcctttagtttagagatacagcgtggaaacaggcccttcggcccaccgggtccgtgccgaccagtgatccccacacattaacactatcctacacccactagggacaatttttacatataaccatataaccatataacaactacagcatggaaacaggcctgtccggccctaccagtccacgccgaccattctccctgacctaatctcatctacctgcactcagaccataaccctctaatcccctccaatccatatacctatccaatttactcttaaataataaaatcgagccagcctccaccacttccaccggaagcccattccatacagccaccaccctctgagtaaagaagttccccctcatgttacccctaaacctttgtccctcaattctgaagctatgtccccttgttggaatcttccccactctcaaagggaaaagcctacccacgtcaactctgtccctccctctcaaaattttaaaaacctctatcaagtcccccctcaaccttctacgctccaaagaataaagacccaacctgttcaacctctctctgtagcctaagtgctgaaacccaggcaacattctagtaaatatcctctgtaccctctccattttgtcgacatccttcctataatttggcgaccagaactgcacatcatactccagattcggcctcaccaatgccctgtacaattttaatattacatcccaacttctatactcgatgctctgatttataaaggcaagcataccaaacgccttcttcaccaccctatccacatgagattccaccttcagggaacaatgcacagttattcccagatccctctgttccactgcattcctcaattccctaccatttaccctgtacgtcctattttgatttgtcctaccaaaatgcagcacctcacacttatttagcattaaactccatctgccatctttcagcccacccttccaaaaggcccaagtctctctgtagactttgaaaatctacctcactatcaactacaccacctatcttagtatcatctgcatatttactaatccaatttgccacaccatcatccagatcattaatgtaaatgacaaataacagtggacccaacacagatccttggggtactccactagacactggcctccaacctgacatacaattgtcaaccgttactctctggtatctcccattcagccattgttgaatccatcttgcaacctcactattaatacccaacgatttaaccttcttaatcaaccttccatgtggaaccttgtcaaatgccttactgaagtccatatagacaacatccacagccttgtccttatcaatttccctggtaacctcttcaaaaaattcaagaagattagtcaaacatgaccttccaggcacaaatccatgttgactgtttctaatcagtgcttgattatccaaataattatatatattgtccctaagtatcttttccattaattttcccaccacagacgtcaaactaataggtctataattgctaggtttacttttagaaccttttttaaacaaaggcacaacatgcgcaatgcgccaatcttccggcaccatccccgtttctaatgacgtttgacatttaccaagccaattaaccaacaaacctgtacgtctttggagtgtgggaggaaaccgaagatctcggagaaaacccacgcaggtcacagggagaacgtacaaactccgcacagacagcgcccgtagtcaggatggaacacgggtctccagcgctgcattcgctgtaaggcagcaatctaccgctgcgctgccttgCCAcccatttattgtcacgtgtaccgaggtacagtgaaaagcttttgttgcatgctatccagtcagcggaaagactatacatgattccaatcgagccattcacagtgtacagatacatgataagggaataacgtttagtgcaaggtaaagccagcaaagaccgaaCAAGGACGGTCCAAGGGTCACCATCGAGGTGGACAATAGTTCGGCACGGCTGTAGTTGCAGTTAGTGGTACAGTTTCTCCTATCTCTTTGCCAACTATCAGAGTTAGTGATGTATGGTGTGTCTCCATAtcttacgttacgttacgttactcTCCATATCTTAACGAGGCCAGTAGCAATCACATCAAACAGTACAGACAGAACGGGACCCTCTTCTAAAATGACCGCCACCCACCTTAAAGCCAAGTAGGAGAGTCTGATGTCCATGTTCAGTGGCACTACTATCAGCCCCATCCTCTGGCCAGTCAGCCTTGACCTGACCTGTGGGTcacgcagtatctctggacaaaatggatgcgacatttccggtcgggaatagacacaaaatgctggagtaacacagcatggcaggcaacatctctggatagaaggaatgggtggcgattcgggtcgagaccattcttcggtGTCccgtttcagagtctgaagataggatccgacccaaaacgtcactgatcTTTTATCTCGAGAgacgctgcatgacctgctgagtcactccagcactatgtgtctctctttggtttaaaccagcatccatgcagttccatgtttctacattttgatctAATCTGTAGTTTGACAGTAACGCACAtagtctttagaaacatagaaaataggtgcaggaggaggccatttggcccatcgagccggcaccgccattcattgtgatcatggctgatcatccacaatcagtacccgtgcttaccttctccccatatcccttaattccgctagcccctagagctctatctaactctcttttaaattcatccagtgaattggcctccactgcctactgtggcagagaattccacaaattcacaactctctgggtgaaaaagttatttctcatctcagttttaaatggcctcccctttattcatagactgtggctcctggttctggactcccccaacattgggatcatttttcctgcatcgagcttgtccagtccccttataattttatatgtttctatgagatcccctctcatccttctccagtgaatacaagcccagtctttccaatctttcctcatatgacagtcccgctattccggggattaacctcgtgaacttacgctgcactgcctcaatagcaagcttgtccttcctcaaattaggagaccaaaactgcacacaatactccagatgtggtctcacctgtgccctgtacaactgccgaaggacctctttactcctatgctcaaatcctcacgttatcaaggccaacatgccattagctttcttcactgcctgctgtacctgcatgtttactttcagtgactggcgtccaaggacacccagatcttgttgcacttccctttttcctaatctgacaccgttggataataatctgcctccttgttcttgccaccaaagtggataacttcacatttatctacattatactgtttctgcccactcacccaacctgtccatgccaccctgcatcctcatagcatcctcttcacattgccacccagctttgtgtcatctgcaaatttgctagtgttacttttaatcccatcatctaaatcattaatatatatttgtaaatagttgcggccccagcaccgagccttgcggcactccactcgccactgcctgtcattctgaaaaggacctgtttattcctactctttgcttcctgtctgccaaccaattctctatccatgtcaataccctacccccaataccatgtgctctaattttgcccactaatctcctgtgtgggactttaTTGAAGGTGAGTCAGGGGCTGGATGTTTTATGGCAAGTACGCCTCGTGATTCTACAGTCCTTCCTGCCCACCTGCACTTGGTTGATTTGGATGAGTGTAGGTGATTTGAGACACTCCTCTTGCTCTGGGCCACAGTATTCTGCAGGATTGGTGGACTGTCTGCCACTGTCAATGTGTACCGATTCAGTGACAAGTGAACTACAGCTGCAAAATGCAGAGTACTCCGCAAGAACTTACTCAGATCACCGAGCACCCCATCTCAAACCTCATGTTTACCGTAACAATGAGGCtgcaggtgataggagcagaattaggccattcggcccatcaagtgtactccaccattcaaccatggctgatctatctctccctctcacccccattctcctgccttgtccccataacccctgacacccgtactaatcaggtgtGTGGCTGCCACAATTTGCAAGCTTCCCTTAAAGTCACATACCATTCTGACTTAAAGATGCACCACCCTGCTGATGTAGCTCTGAGCTGTGGAATGCCTTCCCATGCCATGCTTTGGAGGTGTTCCCACCAGATGAACTGCGGTACTTCAAAAAGCTGCCTGGTCACCAACTTACCTGTGGCTGGCAGACTACATGTGGGAGGAACATTGAAGTGAGGCATTGGAATGGGTGCTTCAGCTATTGTGAAGGAATCGTATCTGGTTCATTCCCCAGTTGTTGGGAAATCAGTTCTCAGCAAGCTGACGGTAAAGGTGAGCCTTTGAAAAATAACTCTGAactgagctctaggggctagtggaatcaagggatatggggagaaggcaggcacgggttactgattgtggatgatcagccatgatcacaatgaatggtggtgctggctcgaagggccaaatggcctcctcctgcacctattttctgtgtttctaatcaCCCACAGGGAAGTATCAGAGgcttatatataagaaaataactgcagatgctggtacaaatcgaaggtatttattcacaaagtgctggagtaactcagcaggtcgggcagcatctcgggcgagaaggaatgggtgacgtttcgggacgagaccctccttcagtatcTGAGGCTTGTTTAGAAGTGGTCTGGGCCAACTCATGGGTGGACACTGGTAATGCCCCGAGGGCCAGTCTCGGAGCTCTCACAGTGCACGAAGGAACTTCAGCTGCTGCTTTATACCGACGGTAAacaaaaaatgctagagtaactcagcaggtctgaagaagggttccaacccgaagcgttacctgttctttttctccagagatgctagctgacccactgagatactccagcattttgtgtccatctgacctctctctctctctctctctctctctctgacgccATGAATCAATCCCAGCTTTGAACAcaagaagataagacacaaaaagctggggtaactcagcgggtcagacagcatctctggacagaaggcataggtggtgtttcagggcgagactcttcttcagactgagagtcaggggaacgagaggtgatgtagagagagatatagaacaaatgaataaaagatatgcaaaaaaagtaacaatgactaAAGAAACAGGTCATCGttagctgtgggcgaggtgaGAACGGGTTGCAGAAGATGAGActgaacaagacgactttgaagctggtaccatttggatgggggagggatggagagagagggatgcaagggttacttgaagttagagtaatctatattcataccgctgggctgtaagctgcctgtgaaatatgaggtgctgttcctccaatttgaataAGCTCTTACTTAATACCTCAGCCCCACTGCTCCGGACAGCAGAGGATTGCATTTGTTTTCAATGCATTGTTTAACTATTCCAGTCTTGAAGCAGTcagtctctctccctctatcctgtGACTCTGCTCCCTAGTTCTCCACTTCCGTGCTGGTGGAAGCAGTTCCgcagagcaactttgacaagccGTTCAACCGGAAACAGTAAACATTCCCCTTTGCacaaatgttgtctgacctgttCAGCACTTGTTTAATTAAAACCTCTGAGCCTTGACTTTCAATGAGGCCATCCCTTATTCTGCTAAACTCTGGAGTAACTGTGTGGGGAAAGTAGAGTCCATTTACCCAGCGGTGTCCTAACTTTGCAAAGTTCCAGTTATACCCAGCGTCTTCACAGCACCCCATTTGACTGGCGATTTGATTCAGTCCGCATAATATCAGGagctggaagatagacacaaaatgctggggtcactcagcaggtcaggcagcatctcgggagagaaggaatgggtgacgtttcgggtcgagacccttcagacttgacccgaaacgtcacccgttccttctctcccgagatgctgcctgacccactgagttactccagcattttgtgtctaccttcgattttaaccagcatctgtagttttttttcctactaataTCAGGAACTGCTGGGAGTCACTGGAAATTATCTGGAgtgacagatacagcatggaaacaggcccttcggcccaccgagtccatggcaaCCCATTCatcctagttccatgttatcctgctTTCACACGCGTCCCCTCCACCCTAGGGGCAATATCTAGAGGTTAATAACCTACACACCTTGCACACCAGATCCAGtatgtcacctctccattccctccaccgttGGTGCAGGACCCGCTGAGGTCCTCCAACTTCTTGCTTTGCTCTCTGTTTCACATGGGGAATTTAGGCGGCACAgttggtggagccactgcctcacagcaccagagacctgggttccatcctgaccttggctgctgttgtgtgaagtttgtatgttcttcctgtttcttccgggtgctccgttttcttcccacatcccaaagacgtgcgggtttatgtgtatgttaatttgcctctgtaaattgcccgctaGTGTAGGGAGTGacggtgaaagtgggataacatggaactggtgtgaaaagGTGACCGATGAttggaatggactcggtgggccgaagggcctgtttccatgctgtatcgatcAAAACTAGCAGAACCTTCTTCAGTGGGGCTGACCAAGTAGTGTTATATGACGATGGAGAAAACCATTCACCTGTGTTGTGTCTACTGAAAGCAGGACAAATCCAACCTGGATTTGATGTCAGATCCTTGCAGGAAGGACGAGGAGgcttgggagagggagaggttcgTGGACTTTGCACTTAACATAAAGAGTGTTTGATTtaattacaaaaatagacacaaaaagctggagtaactcagtgggtcagacagcatctctgaagaaaaggaataggtgacgatttggggcgtgacccttcttcagatttcatttCCCGTAGTTCTAAGGCGGGATTTTCGGCAGGATAAACCTCCAGGAGGATTATATTTCAGAAAGATCCATTTCTGCATCAGGGCGATGACATgaatattaacatagaaacatagaaaggaggaggccattcggcccttcgagccagcaccgccattcattgtgatcatggctgatcatccacaatcagtaacctgtgcctgccttctccccacatcccttgattccactagcccctagagctctatctaactctcttaaattcatccagtgaatcggcctccactgccttctgtggcagagaatgccacaaattcactactctctgggtgaaaaagttccttctcacctcagttttaaatggcctcccctttattctttgactgtggcccctggttctggactctcccaacttcgggaacatttttcctacatctagtttgtccaatccttttatagttttgtacgtttctataagatcccctctcatccttctaaattccagtgaatacaagcccagtctttccaatctttcctcgtatggcagtcccgccatcccggggattaacctggtgaatctgcgctgcactgcctcaatagcaaggatgtccttcctcaaattaggagagcaatgtTTTGTGCGTTTCAGGTATAGGGCGAGTTCCGTCGGCGTCGGTGGGGAACCTGACGAACCACGTCACAGACGAGCTGCCACTGCCCCTCGGCTGGTCGGCCGACTGGACCATCCGCGGCAGGAAATACTACATCGACCACAACACCAACACCACGCACTGGAGCCACCCGCTGGAACGGGAGGGGTTGCCGCCTGGCTGGGAGCGCGTGGAATCGCCAGAGTTTGGTGTCTATTACGTGGATCACATCAACAAACGAGCCCAGTACAGGCACCCCTGTGCTCCCAGGTACAGTCACGAGTGTCCCCAAACACAACAACAATgacatccttacttgcagcagcaccactctGCAAAACCCATAACAAGCATAGCACTCCgcaaaaacccataataaacaataaaaacgTTTAAATATATATCGCAATGTCCCCAGGTTACGTAtttcggagcctatttggagggtgCACTATTTAATaacctggtggttgttgggaagaagctgctcttgaacctggacattacactttctaggctcctgtgccttcttcccgataACAGAAGtgaagtgagagtgtggccagggtggtgtgggtctctgatgctggctgccttcgtgaggcagcgactcttgtagatgccttcagtggtggggaggtcagatggACCGACCGGACAGTGTTCACTTTCCAATCATCTTTGCCCCCAGGGGTttggtgcaaccagtcaatatgccctCTACTGTGCACCTGTgggagttcaagagagtattagtCGACGTACTGAATCTGTAATCTTCTAAGGCAGTAGAGGCGTAGATGGCTTTCTCTAcggttgcatcaatgtgctgggtttgATTTTGGTGGGATCACACTCCTCCACACCTTTCCTTATGAAGTCAGGAACAACCATTGGTTCAGGTGGGTTGCAAATTCTTTGAACATCACCCTATCTACTAACTCCAAACAATCCCAGAAtcgttcctctgcctcccctgaccaGCTCAGTGCAGTCCTCACCACTGGACCTGTGCTCTAGAGTCGCTGCCTATACATAGGAGGAAGGAGTATAGCCAGGCAgttagaacattgtgttcagctctgggcaccatgttataggaaaaatattgtcaagcttgaaagggttcagaaaagatttacgaggatgttgccaggactagaggatgtgagctgtagggagaggttgagtagactgggtctctattccatggagcgcaggaggatgacgggagatcttatagaggtgtacaaaatcatgagaagaatagatcgggtagatgcacagtcttttacccagagtaggggaatcgaggaccagaggacataggttcaaggtgaaggggaaaagatttaatagggatccgaggagtaacttttccacacagagggtgttgggtgtatggaacaggctgccagaggaagtagttgaggctgggactatcccatcgtttaagaaacagttggacaggtacatggataggacaggtttggcgggatgtggaccaagcgcaggcaggtgggactagtgtagctgggacattgttggccggtgtgggcaagttgggccgaagggcctgtttccacactgtatcactgtgactctatgaagggcttgtttccacactgtatcactctgtgactctatgaagggcctgtttccacactgtatcactctatgattctacgcAGTGAGGATGAGGGATGGAGTGATAGGCATGTTTGACGGGTGAATAGTTGTGGCCAAGGGTGTTTGATCCTCTGGTGCTGACGGGTGCGGAGAGCAGGAGATGAACAGGGACCGCTGCATCTGAGCACCGTGAGGAGTTGGCCACCATGAGGACGCAGATGCCACCACCTCTTCCTCTACCCGCTGCCTCTGTCCTGTCCACACATTGATGGTGCTGAACCCTCTCTTGCAGCGTTCCCCGGTATGACCAGCCTCCAGCCCTCCTCCCGCCCATCACCTACCAGCCACGACAGACCGAGCGCAACCAGCTGGTGCCCGCCAACCCCTACCACACGGCAGAGATCCCAGACTGGCTGACGGTCTACGCCAGGGCTCCGGTCAAGTGAGTATTCACGACGAACGGCCTTCTCTGCTCTACCTTTTACAGGGCATTTAATCTCAAAGCCACATTTCCAGCACTGGTTTGTGATTGTTTTCCGTTTTAACCACGCAGAAGCTTTAGTTTTTTATACTTGAAAAGATTGGATGAAATCCTTGAATCAGTCCCTGTCCAATATATATTTATCATGGTGAACAGatggtttttagattttttttagagatacagcgcagaaacaggcccttcggcccaccgggtccgcgccgcccagcgatccccgcacactaacactatcctacacccactagggacaatttttacatttgcccagacaattaacctacaagcctgtacgtctttggagtgtggggggaaaccgaagatctcagagaaaacccacgcaggtcacggggagaacgtacaaactccgtacagacggtgcccgtagtcaggatcgaacctgaatctccggcgctgcattcgctgtaaggcagcaactctaccgctgtgccaccgtgccaccctcacacccccagaCTGGAGTGATGAATGTTTCAACTTTCACTGCCAACACTAGGCACGAATGgtaagtgctaggagcagaattaggccattatgcCCATTAagctcattcaatcatggctgatctatccttccctctcaacccccgtcTCCCCTGACAGcataccaatcaaaaatctatgtatctatgccttacaaatatccattgagttggcctccacagccgcctgtggcaacgaattccgcaggttcaccaccctcagactaaagaaatttccatctcatttccttcctaaaggaacgtccattaattctgagacgATGGCCGCTGGTTCTAGACTCACCCAATGAGACTCattgaaacatcctcttcacattatCTCACCActcaggagccagcgctgccgtcgcagctgcggcttgcctgcagtccgtctgtcttttgtgttttttgttgtttttgtctgaattgtagttttaatatgatgtagtgttgtatgttatgttttggggggggggtgggagggaacgggaactgtaacattctctctcccgaacggagacgcgacctttgttctgtgtcgtgtctccgttcccgctgcggcctaccagcggccatgcacctgggaccacctggggctctggttcgcagagcccgcggcccggactcaccacctgcggcgctggctgcctgcggatgctgcgggaacggctgcgattcgtctccggaggctccggcgcgggccgcctggacgtcggaagcccgcaggcccctggatgggggccgacatcgggagctccggcagtggcagaggcagcgtgttcgcccgccccgaatcgcggggcttgggtcggcccgccacggacctttcaccatccggcgcggcctggaataggcagcgggatttttcaccgcccagcgggggcttcaatatcgggagccccgaccgccccgacgtggcaactccaacagcctgaccgcgggagaagacggcagggaagagaaaaagacattctggccttccatcacagtgaggagggactggaggagactcactgtgatggatgtttctttttgtttggtgttagttgtgattgtatgtgttattgcatttttattgattaatcttattggtcttattgttcaactgcgggtaatgtttcatttcactac
It encodes the following:
- the sav1 gene encoding protein salvador homolog 1; translated protein: MLSRKKSKAEASKPLEVQGRYVKKETSPLLGDLIPSFIRHGPTIPRRTDVIVESGTSAYASADVVSRNQSFLRGPVPRPAREIVRRESSRPPGPSYVPRNISEVPREYGVSSQTFLAEATSENGDASQPAHYYYPDPYYKDGQRRRHLDERFRDDYRYYDHTPDPFARIPQGQGRFPAGIGRVPSASVGNLTNHVTDELPLPLGWSADWTIRGRKYYIDHNTNTTHWSHPLEREGLPPGWERVESPEFGVYYVDHINKRAQYRHPCAPSVPRYDQPPALLPPITYQPRQTERNQLVPANPYHTAEIPDWLTVYARAPVKYDHILKWELFQLADLDTYQGLLKLLFMKELERIVKSYEAYRQALLTELENRKQRQQWYAQHHSKNFPPNA